The Henckelia pumila isolate YLH828 chromosome 2, ASM3356847v2, whole genome shotgun sequence genome includes a window with the following:
- the LOC140880757 gene encoding transcription factor MTB1-like, with protein MKLDFGMGTVPWNDEDKAMAVAVLGSKAFDYLTSGSVSDECSLMPMGNDENLQNKLSDLVEGTSSASFCWNYAIFWQLSKSKSGALVLGWGDGCCREPRDDEEVRVGPIFNIGLEDESKQRMRKRVLQKLHTLFGGTDEDSYAFGLDKVTDTEMFFLASMYFSFPRGGGAPGRCYESGKHVWVSDVTKSSADYCVRSFLAKLAGMQTIVLVPTDVGVLELGSVRCIPESLELLKVIKSSFSSLFRVKQVETVAAIADKKDVVDPISNLGVRNRTEGVPKIFGQDLNSARVQYRDKLAFKKVEDRNSDADMNGSRLPLTNIRNGFHVTTLAQYSNVKPGNNPVEIYSPRTNAKYLPKPINGTKQEFQLNSFMNQKLTKMQIEFNGATSKPATPLSHSLDSEHSDVEASFQEEHTALQTETRPRKRGRKPANGRVEALNHVEAERQRREKLNQRFYALRAVVPNISKMDKASLLGDAISYITELQMRLKHMESQSEEHGNMSSEAAVSDVKPSVEASHPSVEIQANREEVTMTVSCPLITHPISRTVQAIKNAQATILEAKMATGSEKVFHTFVVKSQGSEPLTKEKLIQALSMISPAPHSGL; from the coding sequence ATGAAATTAGATTTTGGTATGGGTACGGTTCCTTGGAATGATGAGGATAAGGCCATGGCTGTGGCGGTTTTGGGGAGTAAGGCTTTTGATTACTTGACCTCAGGCTCTGTTTCAGATGAATGCTCATTGATGCCTATGGGGAATGATGAGAATTTGCAGAATAAGCTCTCAGATCTTGTGGAGGGCACAAGTTCTGCGAGTTTTTGTTGGAATTATGCAATTTTTTGGCAACTGTCGAAATCGAAATCCGGTGCCTTGGTCTTGGGATGGGGGGATGGTTGTTGTCGTGAGCCGAGAGATGATGAGGAAGTTAGAGTTGGTCCAATTTTCAATATAGGACTTGAAGATGAGTCTAAACAAAGAATGAGGAAAAGGGTTCTCCAGAAGCTGCACACTTTGTTTGGGGGAACTGATGAGGATAGTTATGCATTTGGATTGGATAAGGTAACTGATACCGAGATGTTTTTTCTCGCGTCCATGTATTTTTCCTTCCCTAGGGGAGGAGGAGCTCCTGGCAGGTGTTATGAATCAGGAAAGCACGTGTGGGTGTCGGATGTGACGAAGTCATCGGCTGATTATTGTGTTAGATCATTTCTCGCAAAGTTGGCTGGGATGCAGACAATTGTTTTAGTCCCGACTGATGTTGGCGTGCTCGAATTAGGCTCAGTCAGATGTATCCCGGAAAGTTTGGAGCTCTTAAAGGTGATCAAGTCATCCTTTTCGTCGTTATTTAGGGTCAAGCAGGTTGAAACCGTTGCAGCAATAGCCGACAAAAAAGATGTCGTCGACCCAATTTCCAATTTGGGAGTTCGTAACCGAACTGAAGGCGTTCCCAAGATTTTTGGACAGGACTTGAATTCTGCGCGTGTGCAGTATAGGGATAAACTTGCCTTTAAGAAAGTGGAAGATAGGAATTCGGATGCGGATATGAATGGGAGCAGGCTGCCATTAACGAACATTCGAAATGGTTTTCATGTCACGACATTGGCGCAGTACAGCAATGTGAAGCCGGGGAACAACCCTGTAGAGATCTACAGTCCTCGTACCAACGCGAAGTATCTTCCAAAGCCGATCAATGGGACTAAGCAAGAGTTTCAGCTGAACAGTTTTATGAATCAAAAGCTAACAAAAATGCAGATTGAATTTAATGGTGCCACCTCAAAGCCTGCAACTCCACTGTCGCACAGCTTGGATTCTGAGCATTCAGATGTAGAAGCATCATTTCAGGAAGAGCATACAGCGCTACAGACAGAGACGAGGCCCAGAAAACGTGGTCGGAAACCTGCCAACGGTAGAGTCGAGGCCCTCAATCATGTAGAGGCGGAGAGGCAGCGACGAGAAAAGCTGAATCAACGTTTCTACGCGCTTCGAGCAGTTGTGCCAAATATTTCCAAGATGGacaaagcttccctcctaggagATGCGATATCTTACATAACCGAACTTCAAATGAGGCTAAAGCACATGGAATCTCAGAGTGAAGAACATGGAAACATGTCAAGTGAAGCAGCAGTGTCAGACGTTAAGCCTAGCGTGGAAGCATCGCATCCAAGCGTCGAAATCCAAGCTAATCGTGAAGAAGTCACCATGACCGTGAGTTGTCCATTGATCACTCACCCTATATCAAGAACCGTCCAAGCTATCAAAAACGCGCAGGCAACCATCCTAGAGGCCAAAATGGCTACAGGGAGTGAAAAAGTATTTCACACATTCGTTGTGAAATCACAGGGATCAGAACCGCTAACCAAGGAGAAGTTGATTCAAGCGTTATCCATGATCAGTCCAGCTCCTCACAGCGGTCTGTAG
- the LOC140882914 gene encoding cyclic pyranopterin monophosphate synthase, mitochondrial yields the protein MPRNQAQSVMFPRRVASKLKPLPRCTRLFSSDLSHDLSRAILELNQEMESVFGEPPASSSSYDQVLSQESKFPSNDLTEKEHISGLSHVDSKGIAQMVDVSSKEITKRVAVASCKVILGQRVFDLVSSNQMAKGDVLSVAKIAGVCGAKQTSNLIPLCHNINLTNVCVDLILNPRDLSVEIRGEAASTGRTGVEMEALTAVTVAGLTVYDMCKAASKDILLTDVRLEHKSGGKSGEWTRKN from the exons ATGCCGCGAAACCAAGCTCAGTCAGTGATGTTTCCTCGTCGAGTTGCATCAAAACTTAAGCCTCTGCCGAGATGTACTAGGCTTTTTTCCAGCGACCTGAGCCATGATCTATCTAGAGCTATATTGGAGCTCAATCAG GAAATGGAATCTGTGTTTGGCGAACCTCCCGCCTCTAGTTCTTCCTACGACCAAGTCCTTTCGCAAGAATCAAAGTTCCCAAGCAACGATCTGACAGAAAAAGAACACATTTCCGGTCTTTCTCATGTCGATAGTAAAGGCATTGCCCAAATGGTCGATGTCTCTTCCAAAGAGATTACCAAGAGAGTGGCTGTTGCCAGTTGCAAAGTCATTTTAGGTCAGAGGGTGTTCGATTTGGTTTCTTCCAACCAGATGGCAAAAGGAGATGTCCTTAGTGTCGCCAAAATTGCGGGTGTCTGTGGAGCGAAGCAAACTAGCAATCTCATTCCGTTGTGCCACAACATTAATTTGACAAATGTTTGCGTGGATTTGATACTAAATCCTCGTGATCTCAGCGTTGAAATACGAGGTGAAGCCGCCTCAACCGGGAGAACGGGGGTGGAGATGGAAGCATTGACAGCAGTAACTGTTGCCGGTCTGACGGTGTATGATATGTGCAAAGCTGCTTCAAAGGATATTCTCCTTACTGATGTGCGGCTCGAACACAAGAGCGGTGGTAAAAGCGGGGAATGGACAAGGAAAAATTGA
- the LOC140882999 gene encoding aspartyl protease family protein 2: MAHSLKMDPKLLSILFSLLLLSFSSALQYQTLVITSLPKPKTLSWPHSQSTLLDSDPGFALDLHHVDNVSPAFNSTPESLFELRLKRDAVRVKALSTLATAANSSSKPKGASDFSSTVISGFAQGSGEYFTRIGVGTPPKYAFMVLDTGSDIVWIQCSPCRRCYSQSDPVFDPRKSSSFLGVSCGSPLCRLLDSPGCTSDRKKCLYEVSYGDGSFTVGEFSTETLTFRGTKVDKVALGCGHDDEGLFVGAAGLLGLGRGKLSFPIQSGRQFGGKFSYCLVDRSATSKPSSIMFGQSAVPRNAVFTPLLANPKLDTFYYVGLNGISVGGTRVPGITASAFSLESSGDGGVIVDSGTSVTRLTQPAYEALRDAFRVGASNLKRAPDFSLFDTCFDLSGKTVVKVPTVVLHFSGAEVSLPASNYLIPVNTDGRFCFAFAGTTSGLSIIGNIQQQSFRVVFDLANNRVGFSPRGCD, translated from the coding sequence ATGGCGCACTCTCTCAAAATGGACCCAAAACTCCTCTCCATTCTCTTCTCTCTTCTTCTCCTATCCTTCTCCTCCGCTCTACAATACCAGACCCTTGTTATCACCTCTCTTCCCAAACCCAAAACACTCTCATGGCCCCATTCCCAGAGTACCCTACTGGATTCCGATCCTGGTTTTGCACTTGATTTGCACCATGTAGACAACGTATCTCCTGCTTTCAATTCCACTCCGGAATCCCTTTTCGAGCTTCGTCTTAAACGCGATGCTGTTAGGGTCAAAGCACTCTCCACTCTCGCCACCGCAGCTAATTCATCCAGCAAACCAAAGGGTGCGTCGGATTTCAGCAGCACGGTGATTTCCGGGTTTGCTCAAGGTAGTGGGGAGTATTTCACTAGGATTGGTGTTGGTACTCCGCCTAAGTATGCTTTCATGGTTCTCGATACTGGAAGCGACATTGTTTGGATCCAGTGCTCCCCGTGTAGGAGATGCTACTCGCAGTCCGACCCGGTTTTCGacccaagaaaatcgagctCGTTTTTGGGCGTTTCTTGTGGGTCTCCCCTCTGCCGTCTGTTGGATTCTCCTGGTTGCACCAGCGACCGGAAGAAATGTCTCTACGAAGTCTCGTACGGAGATGGTTCTTTTACCGTCGGAGAATTCTCCACCGAAACGCTGACGTTTCGGGGGACGAAGGTCGATAAAGTCGCTCTTGGCTGCGGCCATGACGACGAAGGTCTGTTCGTTGGCGCCGCCGGTTTATTGGGCCTCGGCCGTGGAAAATTGTCGTTCCCCATCCAGAGCGGTCGCCAGTTTGGGGGCAAGTTTTCTTACTGTTTGGTGGACCGTTCGGCTACCTCGAAACCGTCTTCGATCATGTTCGGCCAATCGGCGGTGCCAAGAAACGCCGTTTTCACCCCTCTGTTGGCCAATCCGAAGCTGGACACGTTCTACTACGTGGGTTTGAACGGTATTTCCGTTGGTGGGACTCGCGTCCCGGGAATCACGGCGTCGGCCTTCAGTCTCGAGTCGAGCGGAGACGGCGGAGTGATAGTGGATTCCGGCACTTCCGTCACCCGGTTAACCCAACCCGCTTACGAGGCTTTGAGAGACGCATTCCGGGTCGGGGCTTCCAACTTGAAGCGTGCCCCGGACTTCTCTTTGTTCGACACGTGTTTCGATCTCTCCGGGAAGACGGTGGTGAAGGTTCCGACGGTGGTGCTGCACTTCTCCGGCGCGGAAGTGTCGCTTCCGGCTTCCAACTACCTGATTCCGGTTAACACTGATGGAAGGTTTTGCTTTGCTTTCGCGGGTACGACGAGTGGGTTGTCCATAATTGGAAACATTCAGCAGCAGAGTTTCCGGGTCGTGTTCGATTTGGCCAACAACCGGGTCGGGTTTTCTCCTCGGGGCTGTGACTGA